DNA from Chitinophaga pendula:
TCCTTGAAATTATCAACCGCTATCTCATCTCCCAATATCTGCTCAAAATAATTCTCACTCAAATTACCGTTCCGCTCCAGATACTGCACTAATTGACCAATCTTTTCCTGGGCATTCGCCACCTCTTCCGGTGCGCCGGACAGTTTTATTTGGGTACCTCTGGAAAGGATCTTTAGTAAAGGGAACTTCTTCTTCAGTAAATCCAGTTTCCCGTTGTTAACACCGAAAAACTCAATAGGATTAATACTCTCTAAATTGATAATGGACTCTGTCAATGATCTTTGATTTTGAGTTATATGGACTTGTATAGCAAGGATGCAGGCCCGTCTCTGGTATAAACAAACACCCGCATCCTCCTTACTAAAATATGCTTTTCCCCGGCAATCAACAGCCAGGTACTGTTAAGCAATTACTAAATCCGGTAACCGTTCTGTTTGAAAGCTTCCACCTTCTCAGCAATCGCCTTGTCGCCCAATGCCAGAATACGCGCAGCTAATACAGCCGCATTACGCGCACCTGCCTTGCCTACCGCCAATGTACCAACCGGCAAACCAGCAGGCATCTGAACAATAGAATACAACGCATCAACGCCCCCGGGTAAACCACCTTCCAAAGGAACACCTAATACCGGTAATGATGTATAAGCAGACACCACACCAGGCAACGCTGCCGCCATACCAGCTGCGGCAATAATTACGCCAAATCCCTTCTCCTGAGCCGTGATACAAAGCTCACGTACTTTGTCAGGATTACGATGCGCAGAGGCTACAATCATCTCCCCGGTGATATTGAAAAATGCCAAGTAGTTCAACGCTTCCTGCATTACCGGCTTGTCGCTCTCTGAGCCCATAAGAATTAGTACTTTCATCTGATACCTGTTTGTTTTATAGTTGTAAAATTGAATTGTCGCCGGCAATTACCAGCTGCCAATACCGGCCCCGCTGGGTTAATTAATTGTGTCTCAAAGATATCTATCCTTTCAGAATTCAAAAAAAATGATAATCCACAAATGGTGGATAAATCATGCCAAACCCCCGCCCCCAAAAGACATCTACTCCCCAATCACCCGCCCCAAAAAAACACCCCAAAATTATTCCGGCCATTTTTAACCGGCAATAACTACTTTTAAGGCACCTTTTTGCTGTTATAACGCACAAAATTGAGCATTTGCCAAAAATGAGCCAAATTATCCGTCTGGGAGAACCAGCTGCCGTCTTCAATAAAGATGGGCAACTACTGGAAATCAATGATGCCTTCAAAAATACCTGTCGCTCCTACCTGGGCTTCGATATTAAAACAGGCGATAACATCAGCAAAATAGGTGTCTGCGGACCCGAAGAAAACCGCCTCCTCCTCCTTTGCTGCCAACGCGCCCTCGCAGGAGAAAGATGCAGCATCACCAAAACACTCACACTGCCAGGCCTCCCCGCCGCTCAGTATGAAGTCTCCTTCAGCCCTTGCTCCTCCGAAAATGGCCACGCCGATACCGCTTACTTCATCTGGCACAACATGACCCCTCAAAACGATCGTACCTGCCTCCCGCAGGAATATATGGCTCACCTCGGTCAAGCCGTAGATAGCTTCGCACTCGTCGTCGCTATCGACCAGCAGGGCCACATCCAACATGCCAACAGGCAGGCCGAAATATTCCTCCAACAACCGCCAGGAAGCCTCCGCTATCGCAACTTCTGCGAGGCCGCCGCCTGCCAGCCGGAAGAATGGTCCGCCTTCCTCGACCTCGTCCGGTCCGGCCTCAAAAGCCGCATCGACATCCGCTGCAATACCTCCCTCCACACCCCCCTCTGGCTCGACCTCCAGTCAAGCCCACTGACGTGCGGAGATCCGGGATACCTCCTCATAGGTTTCGATATCACCAGCCGCAAACAACAAGAACAAAAAGCCAGAGACGACGAACAGTTCTTCCGGCACGTAGTCGAAAACCTACCCATCGGATTACACGAATTCCAACAGGATGGCCTCACCGTCAACATGAACAGCCAACAACGCAACATCTGGGGCGCCGACCATCCCATATTCAAACAGCCAGACTATAACATACTCAACGATCCCTTCTACCAGCGCAATGGCCTCACACAACTCTTCCGGGAGGTAATCCAAAGAAAAACACCTATCAAACGTGAGATCATCATGAAATACCGGGAAAGGCATGCCGCCGGCACAACCCGCCTCCTCCCCGCATACTACGAAGCCACCATGTTCCCGTTGCCTTCACAACATGGTCACCTGTTCCTCATCCTCAACGAAATCACAGAAAAGAAACTGGCCGAAATAAGCCTCGAAAAAAGCGAACGCCTCCTCGATAATATCATCGAAAATATGCCCATCGGATACATCCAGTTCGATAACCTCGGATATATCCGCCGCATCAATCAAACACAACGCGAATTCTTCGATACCCCCGACAAAGTCAGCCGCCTGCACTACAATATCATGAGCGATACCTTCGCCCGAAACGCCGGCCTCCACGAACTGTTCCTGCAAGTACTCCGGGAAAACCAACCCCTCAGAGTAGAACGCCGCCTCGACTTCTCCCAGGCAGAACAATGGACCAACATCGGCCGCGAAGTATTCCTCGACCTAACCATATTCCCCGTCCAGGACCCCGTAGACAAAGACGAGATCGTAGTCGTACTGGTCAACGATATCTCCGATAAAAAACTACAGGAAGCCGAAAACATACAATACCAGGAATTCCTCCAGCAAACCGGCAGAGTAGGCAAAATAGGAGGGTGGGAAATGGATATCGCCTCCGGCCGCCTCCGATGGTCCGCCGAAACATACCGCATATACGGCATCCCACAGGGTACCACCGTCGAAATGAATGAACTCTACCGATACTACGCCCCAGATACACATCGGGAAATAGAACGCCTCATCCAGCTCTGCATCGACAAACAACAGCCCTTCGACGTACAATTCGATATCCTCACCGGCGATAACCAATCCAAAAGAATACGCACCATCGGTCAACCCCACCAGGATACCCTCAACCCCGGACGTATCTACGGCGTCGTACAGGATATCACCGAACAATACCAGATACGCGACGAACTCTCCCGCAACATAGAACTCATGCGCCTGTTCTTCGATACCATCGACATGGGATACGCCTCCATCGAAAAAGAAGGAACCCTCAACTTCCTCAACCAAAAAGCAGAACAGATCATCGGCAAAAAAGTACCGGTAGGCACTAACATCCTCACCGTAATGCCCGACCTGCACGATACCCCCTTCGAACTGAGATTGCTCGAATGCGCCGAACAACAACGCTCCCAGTCATTCGGTAGCTACTTCCGTCATACCGACAAATGGTACGACTTCCTGCTCGCTCCCATGCGCGATGGCGCCATCTCCCTTTTCATAAGAGATGTCACCGAAAGCCGCAACCTGCAGCGAGACCTCCGAAAAGCCAACGAACAACTGTCCAGCCTCAATAACTCCCTCGTCAACCAAAATAAACAACTGGAAGACTTCGCACATATCACCTCCCATAACCTGCGCGCTCCAATCGCCAACCTCAAAGCACTCATGCAGATGCACAACGAATCCGCCGTCAGCCACGAACGCGAACTCTACCTGGGAATGCTACACGAAGTGATCAAAAAAACAGACGAAACCCTCAACGACCTCGTGGAAGTCGTTCAGATCAGAAAAGATATGAACGTCGAAAGAGAACTGCTCTCTTTTGCCGATCGATTGCAGAAAGTGAAAGACATACTCCGCGCAGATATGGACACCAGCGGCATCCAACTCACCTACGACTTCAATGAAGCACATACCATCGAATACCCGCGCGTATACCTCGATAGCATCCTCCAAAACCTGATCACCAACGCCATCCGATACCGCGCCGCAGAACGAATCCCTACCCTCCACCTGCAAACACGACGGATAGGCAACGACATCGAACTGTCCGCCATAGACAATGGTATCGGTATCGACATGGAACGCTTCGGTAGCAAACTATTCGGCTTCCGCAAAACATTTCATAAAAATAAAGAAGCAAAGGGAATAGGCCTGTTTATCACAAAAACACAGGTAGAAGCAATGGGTGGAAGTATACGTGCAGAAAGTAAGCCTGGGGCCGGAACCAAATTTATTATTACTTTTAGACCCGAATCGTCCCCCTTATGAAACCAGTCCAATTGATTTTTATCGTAGATGATGATCCAATACACCAACAGATTGCACAGATCATGATCGAGCGTCAGGGGATAAGTGAAAGAATACGCACCTTCTCCGATGCAGAAGATGTACTTAACTGCCTGAAAGAGAACCGCGCAC
Protein-coding regions in this window:
- the purE gene encoding 5-(carboxyamino)imidazole ribonucleotide mutase, whose translation is MKVLILMGSESDKPVMQEALNYLAFFNITGEMIVASAHRNPDKVRELCITAQEKGFGVIIAAAGMAAALPGVVSAYTSLPVLGVPLEGGLPGGVDALYSIVQMPAGLPVGTLAVGKAGARNAAVLAARILALGDKAIAEKVEAFKQNGYRI
- a CDS encoding PAS domain-containing sensor histidine kinase, translated to MSQIIRLGEPAAVFNKDGQLLEINDAFKNTCRSYLGFDIKTGDNISKIGVCGPEENRLLLLCCQRALAGERCSITKTLTLPGLPAAQYEVSFSPCSSENGHADTAYFIWHNMTPQNDRTCLPQEYMAHLGQAVDSFALVVAIDQQGHIQHANRQAEIFLQQPPGSLRYRNFCEAAACQPEEWSAFLDLVRSGLKSRIDIRCNTSLHTPLWLDLQSSPLTCGDPGYLLIGFDITSRKQQEQKARDDEQFFRHVVENLPIGLHEFQQDGLTVNMNSQQRNIWGADHPIFKQPDYNILNDPFYQRNGLTQLFREVIQRKTPIKREIIMKYRERHAAGTTRLLPAYYEATMFPLPSQHGHLFLILNEITEKKLAEISLEKSERLLDNIIENMPIGYIQFDNLGYIRRINQTQREFFDTPDKVSRLHYNIMSDTFARNAGLHELFLQVLRENQPLRVERRLDFSQAEQWTNIGREVFLDLTIFPVQDPVDKDEIVVVLVNDISDKKLQEAENIQYQEFLQQTGRVGKIGGWEMDIASGRLRWSAETYRIYGIPQGTTVEMNELYRYYAPDTHREIERLIQLCIDKQQPFDVQFDILTGDNQSKRIRTIGQPHQDTLNPGRIYGVVQDITEQYQIRDELSRNIELMRLFFDTIDMGYASIEKEGTLNFLNQKAEQIIGKKVPVGTNILTVMPDLHDTPFELRLLECAEQQRSQSFGSYFRHTDKWYDFLLAPMRDGAISLFIRDVTESRNLQRDLRKANEQLSSLNNSLVNQNKQLEDFAHITSHNLRAPIANLKALMQMHNESAVSHERELYLGMLHEVIKKTDETLNDLVEVVQIRKDMNVERELLSFADRLQKVKDILRADMDTSGIQLTYDFNEAHTIEYPRVYLDSILQNLITNAIRYRAAERIPTLHLQTRRIGNDIELSAIDNGIGIDMERFGSKLFGFRKTFHKNKEAKGIGLFITKTQVEAMGGSIRAESKPGAGTKFIITFRPESSPL